GGGGTCCCGGCGTGTCGTCCCCCCCGGCTACCTCGCCCCGGCACGTCGCGGCACTCACGTTGCAGCCGGCCttctcggcgccgccggcgcagATCATGGTGCGGCGGATGGAGAGGCTGCCCCACCAGTCGGGCTGGGTGCAGCGCTCAAAGCCCACCACGGGCATCAGCGCCTGCTGCAGCCGCTCCGGCAGCGGCCCCCCCGCTGCAGCCGGGCGttagggaggctgggggggggctgtgcccgATGTCCTGCCTGCTGGCCCCGACCagccatccctccatccctccatccatccctccatccctccatccctccctccatccctccatccatccatccaatcCATGCcacatccatccctccatccatccatccatctatccctccatccatccctccatccctccctccctccatccatccatccaatcCATGCcacatctgtctgtccatccatccatccatccatccatccatccatccatccatccctccatccatccatcccttcatccctgcATCCTTTAAGCCCTACAGCCCTCCATCCTTCTCTCCATCCCGCCACCATTCATCCCTCCATGCTttcctccatccttcctcccgtcccctccatcccccatccATCTCTCCCTCCGAtcatctccccatccatccctccatcttcCCACCCATCTCCCCATCCACAGCTCCAATcatgtccccatccatctccccatccattctccatccatctccccatccatccctccatctctccctccatccatctctccatccattTCCCCATCCATTTCCCCATGCATCCCTCCATCTCCCTATCCATCCCCcatccatctccccatccctccatccgtctccccatccctccctccatctttccctccatctttccctccatccatccctccatctttccctccatccatccctccatccgtttctccatccatccctccaaccatctccccatccatctccccatccctccctccatctccccatccatctccccatctccctgtccctccctccatctccccacccatctccccatccctccaaccatctccccatccatctccccatccctccctccaatcatctccccatccatccctccatctttccctccatccatctctccatccgtttctccatccatccctccaacCATCTCCCCATCCATGCCTCCATCTCCCTATCCATCTCCCCATCcgtctccccatccctccctccatctccccgtccctccctccatcccttcctccatccctccctccatctccccatccatctccccatccatccctccaatcatctccccatcccttcctccatcTCCCCACCCATCTCCCCACCCatcttcccatccctccctccctccctccctccgtccccccgccgtgtccccccccccgggacgcACTGGAGAGCCGTCCCCAGCCGCTCAGGTAGCAGGGGTACCCATCGGGCAGGACGGTGTCGGGGGGGGGCAGCTGCCCCGTCTGCACCTGGGTGTTGAGCACGGCCGGGCGCTGCAGCTTCATCAGGGCGATGTCATTGCTGCCGCACAGGGACACGTGTcaccggggggggtggggtggggtgggggaatcttgggggacacacacacacacagtgtccctgacccccccccccccccgcccagggcccCCGCTCACCCGCAGGCCACGCAGTAGCTTCGCCATTTGGGGTGGACGAAGATGTCGCTGGAGGCCACGGGGATGCGCTGCTCGGGGCCCTCCTCGGCGCCCATGTCGAACTCGCCCAGCACCACCTGGTAGGTGAGCGTGGAGCtgccccgggg
This is a stretch of genomic DNA from Larus michahellis chromosome 16, bLarMic1.1, whole genome shotgun sequence. It encodes these proteins:
- the CELA3B gene encoding chymotrypsin-like elastase family member 3B, with translation MLTLLLLLLVAGGGRAAVLPDSRVVNGEDAVPYSWPWQISLQYERDGTYRHTCGGTLIAPNWVMTAAHCISSTLTYQVVLGEFDMGAEEGPEQRIPVASSDIFVHPKWRSYCVACGNDIALMKLQRPAVLNTQVQTGQLPPPDTVLPDGYPCYLSGWGRLSTGGPLPERLQQALMPVVGFERCTQPDWWGSLSIRRTMICAGGAEKAGCNGDSGGPLNCQAADGSWEVHGIASFVSGLGCNAPKKPTVFTRVSAFEDWIAEIMSQN